A single window of Drosophila suzukii chromosome 3, CBGP_Dsuzu_IsoJpt1.0, whole genome shotgun sequence DNA harbors:
- the LOC108019464 gene encoding uncharacterized protein — protein sequence MQGLEVLCLLLAAVSLASCRSVVRRDVSHLPLEYLPPVELPPVPSRDYLPPVEQHAATLTHVLQPPRDYLPPLPLNSEYLPPVIAEEEPEQEQEVATTTEVIIPEETSTVEPTTEAVIVTTEQPQEVEIITEPQEQVEVKAVEHSEEEEPKEEKQVESAVLLDDGYHYRTPSVVPDLLPVKEYLPPLDGNAVVEELPNGEEDSSALLDDGYHYRSVKRLRF from the coding sequence CAAGGATTAGAAGTACTCTGCCTGCTGTTGGCTGCAGTGAGCTTGGCCAGCTGTCGTTCGGTGGTGCGCCGTGATGTGAGCCACCTGCCCTTGGAGTACCTGCCTCCAGTGGAGCTGCCACCTGTGCCCAGTCGGGATTACCTGCCGCCGGTGGAGCAGCATGCGGCCACATTAACCCATGTGCTCCAGCCGCCCCGTGATTATCTGCCTCCCCTGCCGCTGAACAGCGAGTACTTGCCACCTGTGATTGCGGAGGAGGAGccggagcaggagcaggaggtGGCCACCACAACGGAGGTAATAATTCCAGAAGAAACCAGCACAGTGGAGCCAACCACAGAGGCAGTTATCGTCACCACCGAGCAGCCGCAGGAAGTGGAGATAATCACGGAACCGCAGGAGCAGGTGGAGGTGAAGGCTGTGGAGCAttcggaggaggaggagcccAAGGAGGAGAAGCAGGTGGAGTCGGCAGTGCTCCTGGACGATGGCTACCACTACCGTACGCCCTCTGTGGTGCCCGACCTGCTGCCCGTGAAGGAGTATCTGCCTCCTCTGGACGGAAATGCCGTGGTGGAGGAGCTGCCCAATGGCGAGGAGGACTCCTCCGCCCTTCTGGACGATGGCTATCACTATCGTTCTGTAAAGCGACTCCGCTTCTAG